A region from the Acyrthosiphon pisum isolate AL4f chromosome A1, pea_aphid_22Mar2018_4r6ur, whole genome shotgun sequence genome encodes:
- the LOC103310615 gene encoding tigger transposable element-derived protein 4-like: MVLGLFVELCSIISDKVRLIQLVEKGDRKKCEIAKEFNIPPNTLSSIIKQKEKIMKFNCGNMKKMRMTPYLDIDKCLLKWFTQCRDKNIPLNGTILLEKANEYAQQLGHTNFKASSGWLTNWKKRHYVVFRTVCGEKASADTHCCSNWIKNLPDVLAGYSSNDIFNIDETGLFFKCLPDKTLMLKGKECSGGNYVF, translated from the coding sequence GAATTGTGCAGTATAATTTCGGACAAAGTTCGTTTAATACAGTTAGTTGAAAAAGGTGACcgtaaaaaatgtgaaatcgCCAAAGAATTCAATATTCCACCAAATACATTATCGTCAATTATTAAACAGAAAGAGAAAATAATGAAGTTCAATTGtggaaatatgaaaaaaatgaggATGACTCCTTATTTAGACATTGATAAATGTTTGCTAAAATGGTTTACTCAGTGTCGAGATAAAAACATACCATTAAATGGAACAATTTTACTTGAAAAAGCAAACGAATATGCACAACAACTAGGACACACTAATTTTAAAGCTAGTAGTGGATGGCTTACAAATTGGAAAAAAAGACACTATGTAGTTTTTCGAACTGTTTGTGGAGAAAAAGCTTCAGCAGACACACATTGTTGTTCAAATTGGATTAAAAATCTTCCTGATGTCTTAGCAGGTTATTCttctaatgatatttttaatatcgatGAAACGggcttatttttcaaatgcttaCCAGATAAAACATTAATGTTAAAAGGTAAAGAATGTTCGGGtggaaattatgtattttag